One window from the genome of Hydractinia symbiolongicarpus strain clone_291-10 chromosome 1, HSymV2.1, whole genome shotgun sequence encodes:
- the LOC130629967 gene encoding uncharacterized protein LOC130629967, protein MRNIVVLIALIGIFHTLSFNDVASQDNTNVYKANVIRTKIKRGKSPIVYYANSVSTFNIILSGDIQENPGPGSSKCTECNKGVGTNRKRLQCIKCFCFTHASCSNLPIFEQNRMTSRIVVKWTCSGCILSELPYFGVRNIAFNTDTTDDPITTENSHLKLLNKHRNQTSIAHLNTQSLLSTFTEFSLMLNIYDFDIITLSETWLQDNKEQLDYVNIPGYKTLFKNRKSRGGGVGIYAKDSLHFKSRDDLTKHSSMEVLCVEFRGRNKNTPYLLITVYQPSSKEEQKIEWLNNFETLIAEISIKWSGQEKESTKRYKDILNSYNLYQHVNKPTRKGATLIDHIITNIPGKVTNSDVLITDEISDHDTPYILLSIKKERFEPRYKFVHDEKNLDMNSYIDDFSKLPFSLIFTFDDPDEQIDTLNHLILSCIERHAPLKRVKLTRPIAPWMKDPAIQDSRNQLEFYRKKAQEDPNYKNDYKEKRTNYRKTLKEIKNSFFKKSLSSKDQKSVWNTIHRILSNQKTRIKHDPSEMNEYFSNLAANLTGKSNVESTLPDDIKTTENEQSFKIQHTTYNEINKILKNLKNDCSSGHDNIPIRFIKPVSEFITSPLVHIINNCINKEIFPQQWKIARVCPIPKIDTPISTKDYRPISVLPVLSKIYERVILSQLCEFIESNQLYNETQSGFRKGHTTTTLMLKLRDDIKKAMAKSEVTLSILIDYSKAFDTIDHKNLLLKLRDMNFLFRALKILSSYLKDRKQYVQIEDKISSLKSMFYGVPQGSILGPVLFNLYVIELSNQINSASIQYADDTTLYKHCKVRDLFQSIKDMEKDVDNLLAWSKENNLLFNSDKLKLIIFHSKRLRAFDSDRSYLCRCAGMSIEQEENVKLLGIQFDQNLSWTCHINNVIKSSHSTLRALRKFSRFTPFHVRKTLAETLILSRISYGNVVFSQIPDYLICRLQKIQNMAAGYVLRRYANLQEVTNLKWLPVKEHIEFSISKLVHKSRIDNNHPSYLNVEFVVPTRNLRSSTKEPLVKNVGNGTFQNQARLGANIQSTCSQSTLTHFQLVFTFAFSPFATSQRIPLWFRRYLDARKDRIRALETRVKANYKKTRNSDIYALKHVLLLHVRAIEQDFQRRCTEELLL, encoded by the exons ATGAGAAATATTGTCGTTTTAATTGCTTTAATTGGCATCTTTCACACCTTGTCATTTAATGATGTTGCATCTCAAGATAATACAAACGTTTATAAAGCAAATGTTATTCGTACAAAGATAAAGAGAGGTAAATCACCTATCGTTTATTATGCGAACTCTGTATcaacatttaacataattttgtcAGGAGATATTCAAGAGAATCCAGGACCTGGTTCATCCAAGTGCACTGAGTGTAATAAAGGAGTTGGAACAAATAGAAAACGTTTACaatgtattaagtgtttttgttttacacATGCATCATGTTCTAACCTTCCCATCTTTGAACAGAATCGTATGACATCCAGAATTGTTGTTAAATGGACATGTAGTGGATGTATATTATCAGAGCTTCCCTACTTTGGCGTACGTAATATCGCATTTAACACAGACACTACTGATGACCCAATAACTACCGAGAACAGTCATCTAAAGCTTTTAAACAAGCATCGCAATCAAACGTCTATCGCTCATTTAAACACCCAATCTCTCTTATCGACATTCACAGAATTCTCTTTAATGTTAAACATTTATGACTTTGACATCATAACCCTAAGCGAGACTTGGCTTCAAGACAACAAGGAACAGTTAGATTACGTCAACATACCAGGATATAAGACACTTTTCAAAAACAGAAAATCTCGAGGGGGTGGAGTTGGGATTTATGCCAAAGATTCTCTACACTTTAAATCGAGAGATGATTTGACAAAACATTCTTCAATGGAAGTTTTATGCGTCGAATTTCGAGGTCGGAACAAAAATACACCCTACCTTCTAATTACAGTATATCAACCAAGCTCAAAGGAAGAGCAAAAGATCGAATGGCTCAATAATTTTGAAACATTGATAGCCGAAATATCTATTAAATGGAGCG GCCAAGAAAAAGAATCCACCAAACGTTATAAAGACATACTAAATTCGTACAATTTGTATCAACATGTCAATAAACCAACCAGAAAGGGAGCTACTCTCATTGATCATATTATTACTAACATTCCTGGTAAAGTGACAAACAGTGACGTGCTTATTACTGACGAAATAAGTGATCATGACACGCCATATATTCTACTTAGCATTAAAAAAGAACGTTTTGAACCGCGATATAAATTCGTTCATGACGAAAAAAATCTGGATATGAATTCCTATATcgacgatttttcaaaattaccattTAGTTTGATATTTACATTCGATGATCCAGATGAACAAATAGATACACTGAATCATCTCATATTATCCTGTATTGAACGTCATGCCCCACTGAAGCGAGTAAAGCTAACTCGCCCGATCGCTCCGTGGATGAAAGACCCTGCCATCCAAGACAGTCGAAACCAACTGGAATTTTATCGTAAAAAAGCCCAAGAAGATCCAAATTACAAAAATGACTATAAAGAAAAACGCACTAATTATCGAAAGACATTGAAGGAAATAAAAAACTCGTTCTTCAAGAAATCGTTATCGTCAAAGGAtcaaaaatctgtctggaaTACTATTCATCGTATTCTGAGCAATCAAAAAACACGAATCAAACACGATCCTTCAGAAATGAATGAATATTTTAGCAATCTAGCAGCAAACCTAACTGGAAAATCAAACGTCGAGTCTACATTACCAGATGATATCAAAACTACTGAAAACGAACAATCGTTCAAAATTCAACATACTACttacaatgaaataaataaaatactaaaaaacctCAAGAATGACTGCTCCAGTGGTCATGACAATATTCCAATACGATTTATCAAGCCAGTATCAGAATTCATAACATCCCCTCTGGTCCATATTATTAACAATTGcatcaacaaagaaatatttccccAGCAATGGAAGATTGCTCGTGTTTGCCCAATACCAAAGATCGACACACCAATTAGCACAAAGGACTATCGTCCAATCTCAGTACTGCCAGTATTGTCAAAAATCTACGAGAGAGTAATCTTATCTCAGTTATGTGAATTCATCGAAAGTAATCAACTTTACAATGAAACACAATCCGGTTTTCGCAAAGGTCATACGACTACCACATTGATGCTTAAGCTTCGTGACGACATAAAAAAAGCAATGGCGAAAAGTGAAGTGACACTCTCTATCCTCATCGATTACTCCAAAGCTTTCGACACGATTGATCACAAAAATCTGCTGCTGAAACTACGTgatatgaattttttatttcgtgCTTTAAAGATATTATCAAGTTATCTGAAAGATAGGAAACAATACGTTCAAATTGAAGAcaaaatttcatctttaaaaTCAATGTTTTACGGTGTACCACAGGGTAGCATACTTGGCCCTGTCCTGTTTAACCTCTACGTCATCGAgttatcaaatcaaatcaactcCGCCAGTATCCAatatgctgatgatacaacaTTATATAAACACTGCAAAGTCAGAGATCTATTTCAATCAATCAAAGATATGGAAAAGGATGTAGATAACCTTCTAGCTTGgtcaaaagaaaacaatcttTTGTTCAACAGTGACAAGCTTAAATTAATCATATTCCATTCTAAGCGACTGAGAGCATTTGATTCTGACCGAAGCTATCTTTGTCGTTGTGCTGGTATGTCAATCGAGCAGGAAGAAAATGTTAAGTTACTTGGCATTCAATTCGATCAAAATCTATCATGGACCTGCCATATAAACAATGTTATAAAATCCTCGCACTCAACACTACGTGCTCTACGAAAGTTTAGTCGTTTCACACCTTTCCATGTACGCAAAACCTTGGCGGAAACGTTGATCTTATCAAGGATAAGTTACGGTAATGTTGTCTTCTCGCAAATACCTGATTATCTGATATGTCGGCTACAAAAGATCCAAAACATGGCTGCTGGTTACGTTCTCCGCCGTTATGCTAATCTGCAAGAAGTCACGAATCTAAAATGGCTTCCCGTAAAAGAACATATTGAATTCAGTATAAGTAAACTTGTACACAAATCGAGAATTGATAACAACCATCCAAGCTATCTAAACGTAGAGTTTGTTGTACCAACACGAAATTTGAGATCTTCTACGAAGGAGCctcttgttaaaaatgttggaaaTGGCACTTTTCAAAACCAAGCACG
- the LOC130629985 gene encoding uncharacterized protein LOC130629985 yields MYLNTSLQCTNPILPCIQNCSAAAGASGAAGGAANGGGGGSGGPGKVGGAGASGGDGFRGGAGSGGGGGAGTGGGACSGGGGGSGVAGCGGGDGGAGGCGSGADGSRFTLLLRHSLT; encoded by the exons ATGTACCTTAACACGAGTCTCCAATGCACGAATCCGATCCTTCCTTGCATCCAG AACTGCTCAGCTGCTGCGGGTGCATCAGGAGCTGCAGGTGGTGCAGCTAATGGTGGTGGTGGCGGTAGCGGTGGTCCAGGTAAAGTTGGTGGTGCTGGCGCCAGTGGTGGTGATGGCTTCCGTGGTGGTGCTGGCtccggtggtggtggtggtgctgGCACTGGTGGTGGTGCTTGCTCCGGTGGTGGTGGTGGCTCTGGTGTAGCAGGATGTGGGGGTGGTGATGGTGGAGCTGGTGGCTGCGGTAGTGGTGCTGATGGATCTCGGTTTACCCTCCTCCTCCGTCACTCTCTCACATAA